A window of Chaetodon auriga isolate fChaAug3 chromosome 2, fChaAug3.hap1, whole genome shotgun sequence contains these coding sequences:
- the c2h3orf18 gene encoding uncharacterized protein C3orf18 homolog isoform X2 gives MAVTAAKTTTSFLPTSATTTAIPFLSTGSSARDNVTSRTTLMTVTITTNETSFNATTFPEAVVEGSGMGMMLVPFGIITVIGLAVAIMLYIRKRKRLEKLRHQLMPMYNFDPAEEQDDLLEQELLDHGREGSLTGPNAKF, from the exons ATGGCTGTAACTGCAGCTAAGACAACGACAAGTTTTCTCCCCACATCTGCCACAACCACCGCGATCCCCTTCCTCTCGACGGGCTCGAGCGCCAGAGACAATGTCACCTCCAGAACAACATTAATGACTGTTACTATAACAACAAACGAGACCAGCTTCAACGCCACCACGTTCCCAGAGGCGGTGGTCGAGGGCTCGGGGATGGGAATGATGCTCGTGCCCTTTGGTATCATCACTGTCATTGGCTTAGCAGTGGCAATT ATGCTGTATATTCGGAAACGGAAGCG GTTGGAGAAGCTGAGGCACCAGCTCATGCCCATGTACAACTTTGACCCGGCTGAAGAACAAGATGACCTGCTGGAACAGGAACTACTGGACCACGGCCGGGAAGGCAGCCTCACAGGTCCCAATGCCAAG TTTTGA
- the c2h3orf18 gene encoding uncharacterized protein C3orf18 homolog isoform X1, protein MAVTAAKTTTSFLPTSATTTAIPFLSTGSSARDNVTSRTTLMTVTITTNETSFNATTFPEAVVEGSGMGMMLVPFGIITVIGLAVAIMLYIRKRKRLEKLRHQLMPMYNFDPAEEQDDLLEQELLDHGREGSLTGPNAKTLTTSQGTTQRPSRLVFTDVAKALNA, encoded by the exons ATGGCTGTAACTGCAGCTAAGACAACGACAAGTTTTCTCCCCACATCTGCCACAACCACCGCGATCCCCTTCCTCTCGACGGGCTCGAGCGCCAGAGACAATGTCACCTCCAGAACAACATTAATGACTGTTACTATAACAACAAACGAGACCAGCTTCAACGCCACCACGTTCCCAGAGGCGGTGGTCGAGGGCTCGGGGATGGGAATGATGCTCGTGCCCTTTGGTATCATCACTGTCATTGGCTTAGCAGTGGCAATT ATGCTGTATATTCGGAAACGGAAGCG GTTGGAGAAGCTGAGGCACCAGCTCATGCCCATGTACAACTTTGACCCGGCTGAAGAACAAGATGACCTGCTGGAACAGGAACTACTGGACCACGGCCGGGAAGGCAGCCTCACAGGTCCCAATGCCAAG ACCCTCACCACCTCCCAGGGGACCACGCAGAGGCCCAGTCGTCTGGTCTTCACAGATGTAGCCAAAGCTCTCAACGCCTAA
- the LOC143339161 gene encoding uncharacterized protein LOC143339161 yields the protein MSNSGTKEPSPQPSTAQSPPEPQRRGRGRPRKQQQEPVGPPTPKRPRGRPKGSKNKGPRTALKKVEPVGERRPRGRPRKWPQKVVQEVTEEQQGPSEEAEEGPSQREPSTSQVPAQEEGE from the exons ATGAGTAACAGTGGGACCAAAGAGCCGTCTCCCCAGCCGAGCACCGCCCAGTCACCTCCTGAGCCTCAGCGCAGGGGCAGGGGTCGGCCacggaaacagcagcag GAGCCTGTTGGACCACCAACTCCAAAGCGACCGAGAGGACGACCGAAAGGCAGCAAGAACAAAGGCCCCAGAACTGCACTGAAG AAAGTAGAGCCCGTTGGAGAGCGACGACCACGTGGGCGACCGAGGAAATGG CCCCAGAAAGTAGTCCAAGAAGTAACTGaagagcagcag GGCCCTTCAgaagaggctgaggagggtCCCTCGCAGCGTGAGCCCTCTACATCTCAGGTCCCAGCGCAGGAGGAAGGGGAGTAG